A stretch of DNA from Simkaniaceae bacterium:
CAATGATTTGGGAGAATTCCTCCATGCGACGGGCGATCCGATCGGCCGCCTGATCAAATAGATCTAAAGAGGAGAGCGAGGCTCCCCCAAACTTCATTACAACAAGCTGGGAATTGACAGAATCCATATTAAAAAAAACTATTTTAAATTGAACGGAGGCCAAGCGGGCCAATCTCCCCTTATTCATAGAGAGAATTTTTAAAAGAATAGCCATTTCTGCCATTTAATTTCAGCTCTTCTCAAATAAAAAACTACATATCAAGAGAATTCCCTAGATCATAGTGGGTTATCCTTGATTTTATTTTTAGAGCTTTGATAGACTTCTCCCCAAAGAAGCTTTTTCAAAACTCATTACTTTGCGCTTTGAAAATTGGCTCCTTCAAGAGAGCCTTTCAACTTAAAGATTAATAATCTGATTTCAGAGCATGTCTACAAAGCAGCGAACACTCACTTTGTAAACACTCTCTCTCAGGTTAAAAGATTTTTTTAATCTATCTTTCAGTCTAACAGGCCTCTTAAGAGACATCCTTCAAATGAGAATTAATTTGTCGGTTTCGTCTCTTTAAATATAAAAACTTATGGAGAACCTTTTAAATGTCAAAACAACTCAACTATGATTGGAACGAAAGTAAGGTCATTGATGATATCGCATTCTTGGATGAAGATGCCGAACTGTTCCGTAAACTTCTCGACAATCGAGAAAATTCTGAAGATGAATTTGCCGGCCCCACAATGGCTACCGGGCAGATCCTCAAAGGAACGATTGTTGAAGTCACTAAAGATTTTGTCGTCATTGATGTAGGCCTTAAATCTGAAGGTCTTGTTTCTATTTCAGAATTTTCTACCCCCGAAGAAATTCAACTCGGATCTGAAATCGAGGTTTATCTCGATCAAGCAGAAGGGGATGATGGACAAATCGTTCTTTCACGCGATAAAGCACGTAAGCAACGTCAATGGGAATACATTCTTAATAACTGTGAAGAAGGTTCTATTATCCGTGGAAAAGTGATCCGCAAAGTTAAAGGCGGTCTCATGGTTGATATTGGCATGGAAGCTTTCTTGCCGGGATCACAAATCGACAACAAGCGCATCAAAAATATTGACGAATACCTCAACCACACCTTCGACTTTAAGATTCTTAAAATCAATATTGAGAGAAAAAACATCGTCGTATCTCGCCGTGAACTTCTCGAAGAAGAAAGAGTTTCTAAAAAAGCCGAGCTCCTTGAAAATATTCAAGAAGGCGAAATCCGCATCGGTATTGTTAAAAACATCACTGACTTTGGTGTCTTCCTTGACTTAGATGGCATTGATGGACTTCTTCACATTACAGATATGACATGGAAGCGCATCAAACACCCTTCTGAAATGGTTGCCATTGGTGACGAACTTGAAGTCGTCATCCTCAGCATCGATAAAACAAAAGGTCGTGTTGCTCTCGGTCTGAAACAAAAAGAGCGAAATCCTTGGGAAGAAATCGAAAAGAAATACCCACAAGGAACACGTGTTAAAGGTCGCATTGTCAACCTCGTTCCTTATGGCGCATTCATTGAAATTGAACCGGGCATTGAAGGGCTTATCCATGTTTCTGAAATGTCTTGGATTAAAAACGTCACCGACCCTTCTCAAATCGTCTACAAAGATGATGAAGTGGAAGCTATTGTCCTTTCAATTCAAAAAGAGGAAGGCAAAATCTCCCTTGGAATTAAGCAAACTGAAAAAAATCCATGGGAAGATGTCGACAAAAAATATCCTGAGGGAAGCACAGTTCAGGTTGAAATTCGCAACTTGACGAATTACGGTGCTTTTGTTGAGCTGGAACCGGGCGTTGACGGACTGATTCATATTTCAGATCTTAGCTGGATTAAAAAAGTCTCTCACCCTTCTGAAGTTCTAAGCAAAGGCGATAAAGTTGAAGCCGTGATCTTATCAGTAGATAAAGAGAGTAAAAAAATCACTCTCGGCGTGAAACAACTCAGCTCAAACCCATGGGAAACCATTGAAAAAACAATGCCCGTTGGCAGCGTTATTCGAGGAAAAGTTTCAAAAATCACAGCTTTTGGAGCTTTCATTGAGCTAGATAACGGCATCGAAGGACTCGTTCACGTAACTGAACTTTCCGATGCTTCTTTTAGCAAAATAGAAGACCTCGTTGCAGTTGGCGATGTCGTTGAAGCAAAGGTCATTAAGCTCGACCCTGAGCACAAAAAGATCTCTTTATCTCTTAAAGACTTTCTCACACATGGTAGCGATAAAGTCAGTAAAGATGATATCATTATGGGATCCGGCGACCTTTCCGATGAAGAAGCTGAAGTAACCAACGGAAGCAAATCATAATTAGAATGATGATTTTGCAATGGGTGAGGCAGCACTAATACTGCCTGGGCTACAACGAAATTTGCTAAATATCGTTTGTAGCCTAATAACCCGGGTTTTGGGTTTATTTTGTTGATTCTCACTGAGAATGAATGGAGTAAACTCAAAACTCAGGTTATAAATAGAAAGCTCAACAGAAAAAATAAAGCTTTGGTTAAATCCTTCTATAAACATACAATTTAACATGACCAAATAGGCCGCGCAACAAAGCAGGCATTAATTTGATAGGGGCATAAGTAAACAATGAATAAAGATCTAGTCGCTATTTTCGAATATCTTGAAAGAGAAAAAGGAATCAAACGCGATGTTGTGATTAATGCAATTGAGGATTCTCTGCGCATTGCTGCAAAAAAAAGCATTCACAATGTTGGAAACGTCTCTGTTCAAATCAACCCTAAAACAGGTGAAATTGAAACTCTCGTTGAAAAAGAGATTGTCGATCATGTTGAATACCCCGATGAAGAAATCACACTCGAGCATGCTCGCGAAATCGACCCGGATTGTGTAGCGGGCCAGTGGATTCAAGTTAACGTTACTCCTAGAGATTTTGGCCGCATTGCCGCTCAGGTTGCTCGTCAGGTCATCACACAAAAATTAAAAGTAGCAGAACGAGATGTTATTTATGAAGAATACCGCCACCGCATTAGTGAATTAATCTCGGGAACTGTCAAGAGAAAGACACGCGGAGGCACTCTGATCATAGATTTAGGGAAAGTCGAAGCTATTATGCCCGACCGATTTTATCCCAGAGAGGAAAACTTTCATATTGGAGATCGCGTCTTAGCCCTCCTATTGGAGGTCAGAGATACGGAGAATGGTGGAGCTGAAGTTATTTTATCTCGCAGCCACCCCCAATTTGTCGAGCAATTATTTGCTCAAGAAGTTCCTGAAATTCATGACAATACGATCTTGATTAAACGAATTGTACGAGATGCCGGTTACCGAACTAAGATGTCTGTCTCAACAACAGACTTAAAAATTGATCCCGTTGGAGCTTGTGTTGGGGTAAGAGGCGGACGTGTTAAAAACATTATTCGCGAATTGAACAATGAAAAAATTGATATCATCCCCCATTCGGACGACCCTATTGTCTTACTTAAAAATGCCGTAGCTCCGGTCATCTTAAGGAAAATTGAAGTCGATGAGGAAAACCAAAGAATCGTCGTTGTCGTGAGTGATGAAGACTATCCTATTGTTCTTGGTCGCAAAGGAATCAACGCCCGTTTAACAGGTGATTTGATTGAATGTGAACTTAAGGTTTACAAAATGAGTGATTATGAAAAAGAAGCTCATATCCTACTGCAAAAACTAGCAACATCCGATGACCCCGTGCTTGATGAATCACTGCACCTTGAACATGCTAACCAACTTGCAATTGATAGTTTAATTGCAGCCGGTTTTGATACACCCAGAAAGGTTCTTTCACATACACCCCATCACCTAGCTAAAGAGGCAGGCTTAAGCCTTGACCTCATTGAAGACATTATCGAACAGATCAAGAAAGAGAGGATTTGATTTGGCTAAAAACTTAAAATTTAAAGTGAAAAATGCACAACTTGCCGAAGCTTTAAATCTCAAAAAAAAACAGCCCTCTAAAAAAGAAGAAGAGGAGAAAAAAGCTCCTCCTAAAAAGGAAGAGGCTCCTGCTGCTGAGACGAAACAGATCCCTCAAGATCAACCCATTGTCGAAGAAACAACACAAGAAGCT
This window harbors:
- the rpsA gene encoding 30S ribosomal protein S1 — encoded protein: MSKQLNYDWNESKVIDDIAFLDEDAELFRKLLDNRENSEDEFAGPTMATGQILKGTIVEVTKDFVVIDVGLKSEGLVSISEFSTPEEIQLGSEIEVYLDQAEGDDGQIVLSRDKARKQRQWEYILNNCEEGSIIRGKVIRKVKGGLMVDIGMEAFLPGSQIDNKRIKNIDEYLNHTFDFKILKINIERKNIVVSRRELLEEERVSKKAELLENIQEGEIRIGIVKNITDFGVFLDLDGIDGLLHITDMTWKRIKHPSEMVAIGDELEVVILSIDKTKGRVALGLKQKERNPWEEIEKKYPQGTRVKGRIVNLVPYGAFIEIEPGIEGLIHVSEMSWIKNVTDPSQIVYKDDEVEAIVLSIQKEEGKISLGIKQTEKNPWEDVDKKYPEGSTVQVEIRNLTNYGAFVELEPGVDGLIHISDLSWIKKVSHPSEVLSKGDKVEAVILSVDKESKKITLGVKQLSSNPWETIEKTMPVGSVIRGKVSKITAFGAFIELDNGIEGLVHVTELSDASFSKIEDLVAVGDVVEAKVIKLDPEHKKISLSLKDFLTHGSDKVSKDDIIMGSGDLSDEEAEVTNGSKS
- the nusA gene encoding transcription termination factor NusA: MNKDLVAIFEYLEREKGIKRDVVINAIEDSLRIAAKKSIHNVGNVSVQINPKTGEIETLVEKEIVDHVEYPDEEITLEHAREIDPDCVAGQWIQVNVTPRDFGRIAAQVARQVITQKLKVAERDVIYEEYRHRISELISGTVKRKTRGGTLIIDLGKVEAIMPDRFYPREENFHIGDRVLALLLEVRDTENGGAEVILSRSHPQFVEQLFAQEVPEIHDNTILIKRIVRDAGYRTKMSVSTTDLKIDPVGACVGVRGGRVKNIIRELNNEKIDIIPHSDDPIVLLKNAVAPVILRKIEVDEENQRIVVVVSDEDYPIVLGRKGINARLTGDLIECELKVYKMSDYEKEAHILLQKLATSDDPVLDESLHLEHANQLAIDSLIAAGFDTPRKVLSHTPHHLAKEAGLSLDLIEDIIEQIKKERI